A genomic segment from Nicotiana sylvestris chromosome 1, ASM39365v2, whole genome shotgun sequence encodes:
- the LOC104215503 gene encoding glycine-rich protein-like → MGSKAFLFLGLFLAIFFLISFEVVAAELAETSNSMKSDNENEVHFDGRSGYNGIGNDGYYGGGHGGGYKRRGCRYGCCRKGYNGCKRCCSYAGEAMDKVTEVQPHN, encoded by the exons atgggTTCTAAGGCATTTCTGTTTCTTGGcctttttttggctatttttttccTGATAAGCTTTGAGGTTGTAGCTGCGGAATTGGCTGAGACTTCCAACT CAATGAAATCGGATAACGAGAATGAAGTACACTTTGACGGACGTAGCGGATACAATGGCATTGGCAATGATGGATATTATGGGGGTGGCCATGGTGGTGGTTATAAACGTAGAGGATGCCGCTATGGTTGCTGCAGGAAAGGTTACAATGGTTGCAAAAGGTGTTGCTCCTATGCAGGTGAGGCCATGGATAAAGTTACTGAAGTTCAGCCTCACAACTGA